In a single window of the Priestia filamentosa genome:
- a CDS encoding DUF1878 family protein, which yields MESLENRIERLELYLELLLKVTDLESQPFYKLVISKNLNKKELAEVYSICEELDKKYEEQKKQGLIDFVPLLTQFVGQLPYKLNPHETIYALQQQKLYPGLMDKLASLVRRVY from the coding sequence ATGGAATCTTTGGAAAATCGTATTGAACGTTTGGAGTTATATTTAGAGCTATTGTTAAAAGTAACAGATCTTGAATCACAGCCGTTTTATAAGCTTGTGATAAGCAAAAATCTTAATAAGAAAGAACTTGCGGAAGTTTATTCAATTTGTGAAGAACTTGATAAGAAATATGAGGAGCAAAAGAAACAAGGACTTATTGACTTCGTTCCTTTGCTCACACAGTTCGTCGGACAACTACCTTATAAATTAAATCCACATGAGACAATTTATGCTTTACAACAACAAAAGCTGTATCCTGGTCTTATGGACAAACTAGCAAGCTTAGTTAGAAGGGTCTATTGA
- a CDS encoding Cof-type HAD-IIB family hydrolase, with protein MMYRLLALNIDGTILNNQGRLTKETKEAIDYVKDKGVYVTVVTNRHFSSAKKIAKTLRLHKNQLITHSGAFIASNVDKPTYERRISENKTFNLVQVLENFDCHTRILHEKFSLGNRVKIHNQVMAKAVLKSNEPLFYPIQFVESLGETLRDNPVSAPKIELYFQSQYEKEQAERTIASAFDIEWISYPNEPRAYIVEKGTSKEHGVYYVATQLGISLEDVVAIGNCYDDLGLVESVGLGVAMGNAPDKVKKAAGWITRSNNENGVAYMVKELFRKQPRIGYLEKIASLDKH; from the coding sequence GTGATGTATCGCTTATTAGCATTGAATATTGATGGAACGATTTTGAACAATCAAGGACGTTTGACAAAGGAAACTAAAGAAGCTATTGATTATGTTAAGGATAAAGGAGTCTACGTAACAGTTGTGACAAATCGTCATTTTTCATCCGCTAAAAAAATCGCTAAAACATTGCGTCTTCATAAAAATCAACTCATAACTCACAGTGGAGCATTCATTGCTTCAAATGTCGATAAACCAACATATGAGCGTAGAATATCTGAAAATAAAACGTTTAACCTTGTTCAAGTGCTTGAAAACTTTGATTGCCATACGAGAATTCTACATGAGAAATTTTCACTCGGAAACCGAGTGAAAATTCATAATCAAGTGATGGCCAAGGCTGTATTAAAAAGTAATGAACCACTTTTTTATCCTATTCAATTTGTAGAATCACTAGGGGAAACACTTCGAGACAATCCAGTTTCTGCACCTAAAATCGAGCTTTATTTTCAAAGTCAGTATGAAAAAGAACAGGCAGAGCGTACGATTGCGTCGGCTTTTGATATTGAATGGATTTCATATCCAAATGAGCCTCGAGCATATATAGTTGAGAAAGGGACTTCAAAAGAACATGGGGTCTATTATGTTGCAACACAGCTAGGCATCTCGCTTGAAGACGTTGTAGCAATTGGAAACTGCTATGATGATCTTGGTCTTGTAGAGTCTGTGGGCCTTGGAGTAGCAATGGGGAATGCACCAGATAAGGTAAAAAAGGCTGCAGGGTGGATAACGCGTTCAAATAATGAGAATGGAGTTGCTTACATGGTAAAAGAATTGTTCCGTAAGCAACCCCGTATTGGCTATCTAGAGAAGATTGCTTCTCTTGATAAGCATTGA
- a CDS encoding sporulation YhaL family protein codes for MISLPFWIYIVVAGIFFSGFMAIRAARKDHEQEQGFIAQEGEAYMERLKEEKERRKTISSSS; via the coding sequence ATGATCTCATTACCATTTTGGATTTATATTGTTGTAGCCGGTATTTTCTTTAGTGGCTTCATGGCAATAAGAGCAGCTCGAAAAGATCACGAACAAGAGCAAGGATTTATTGCTCAAGAAGGTGAAGCATATATGGAAAGATTGAAGGAAGAAAAAGAAAGAAGAAAGACAATTTCATCATCAAGCTAA
- a CDS encoding coproporphyrinogen III oxidase translates to MNILIKGLNDERFGRPLQLISDLFFEESFVTFEEEKEAEYKIHFAIKTDDKVSVEGTISENGNEKAFSASFENKFEEESEKEHFKMVKRAVSYVYLMLLQHVTEIEQPWGILTGIRPTKLLHNKLREGMTKEQAHEELRRDYLITDEKIQLMQRIVDRQLSIVPDLYALKKEVSIYIGIPFCPTKCAYCTFPAYAINGRQGSVDSFLGGLHYEMRKVGAWLTEQNIPITTIYYGGGTPTSITAREMDMLYEEMYEAFPNLKSVREVTVEAGRPDTISEDKLDVLNKWNIDRISINPQSYTQETLKAIGRHHTVEETIDKFHLARSLGMKNINMDLIIGLPGEGTAEFQHTLGETKKLLPESLTVHTLSFKRASEMTKNKQRYRVADRDEITEMMKMAENWTNENGYEPYYLYRQKNILGNLENVGYAFKGQESIYNIMIMEEQQSIIGLGCGASSKFVDPTTGKITRFANPKDPKSYNDSYEHYTNEKIRLLHELFDRK, encoded by the coding sequence TTGAACATTTTAATTAAAGGCCTTAATGATGAGCGTTTTGGGCGTCCATTGCAACTTATTAGCGACTTGTTTTTCGAAGAAAGTTTTGTAACATTTGAAGAAGAAAAAGAAGCTGAGTATAAGATTCATTTTGCCATTAAAACAGATGACAAAGTGAGCGTAGAAGGAACAATCTCTGAAAATGGAAATGAAAAAGCTTTTTCTGCTTCTTTTGAAAATAAATTTGAAGAAGAAAGCGAAAAAGAGCATTTTAAAATGGTAAAACGAGCTGTTTCTTATGTATATTTAATGCTTTTGCAGCATGTTACAGAAATTGAACAGCCGTGGGGAATTCTAACAGGAATTCGTCCAACAAAACTTTTACATAACAAGCTTCGAGAAGGGATGACAAAAGAACAGGCACATGAAGAGCTGAGACGAGACTATCTCATCACAGATGAAAAAATTCAGCTTATGCAACGTATTGTGGATCGCCAGCTTTCTATTGTGCCTGATTTATATGCATTAAAAAAGGAAGTAAGTATTTATATCGGTATTCCGTTTTGCCCAACAAAGTGTGCCTACTGTACGTTTCCGGCGTATGCGATTAACGGCCGTCAAGGATCTGTTGATTCTTTTTTAGGTGGTCTTCATTATGAGATGAGAAAAGTGGGCGCATGGCTTACAGAACAGAATATTCCCATTACAACCATTTATTATGGTGGAGGAACACCAACGAGTATTACCGCTCGTGAAATGGACATGCTTTATGAAGAAATGTATGAAGCGTTCCCCAACTTAAAATCCGTTCGTGAAGTAACTGTTGAAGCAGGAAGACCTGATACTATTTCAGAAGATAAGCTCGATGTGTTAAATAAATGGAATATTGATCGAATCAGTATTAATCCACAGTCATATACACAAGAGACGTTGAAAGCAATTGGACGTCATCATACAGTAGAGGAGACAATTGATAAGTTTCACCTTGCTCGCTCATTAGGAATGAAAAATATCAATATGGATTTAATTATTGGGCTTCCTGGAGAAGGAACAGCAGAGTTTCAACATACACTCGGGGAAACTAAAAAGCTTTTACCTGAATCTCTTACAGTTCACACACTATCGTTTAAAAGAGCTTCTGAAATGACCAAGAACAAGCAGCGCTATAGAGTAGCGGATCGGGATGAAATTACTGAGATGATGAAAATGGCAGAAAACTGGACAAACGAAAATGGATATGAGCCATATTACCTTTATCGTCAAAAAAATATTTTAGGAAATTTAGAAAACGTAGGCTATGCATTTAAAGGACAGGAAAGCATTTACAACATTATGATCATGGAAGAACAGCAGTCCATTATCGGCCTTGGCTGTGGGGCATCAAGTAAATTTGTTGATCCTACTACAGGGAAAATTACAAGGTTTGCAAATCCAAAAGATCCAAAATCATATAATGACAGCTATGAGCATTATACAAATGAAAAAATTCGTTTGCTTCACGAACTCTTTGATAGAAAATAA
- a CDS encoding YhzD family protein: protein MKAYTLTVYESSGEKLLDETFEAENEKEAKKIGALRLQDLNYEHKTYRCVSSLGKLVLFNR, encoded by the coding sequence ATGAAAGCTTATACACTAACCGTTTATGAGTCTTCTGGTGAGAAGCTTCTTGATGAAACCTTTGAGGCAGAAAATGAAAAAGAGGCGAAGAAAATAGGGGCCCTACGTCTTCAAGACTTGAACTATGAGCATAAAACATACCGATGTGTTTCATCTCTTGGTAAACTTGTGCTATTTAATCGCTAA
- a CDS encoding YheC/YheD family protein, with protein sequence MTSLGFITLSLQQEKDYAYKLAKRAHLHNITFYRFTPDSYSVEDQNVHGLRYDNSEHDFVEDVFPIPSYLYDRCFYKNDRSSKRAKRNMRMLKNQHDILFLGYGLPNKKKVFSTLQQHQSLSFHIPYTTFPNTPADVYERLKTDREIVLKPICGSGGRGILFITLQEKIHVYTQHSGKVNVNSFSAHDEFISWLYGKLLTESYLIQPYLNMQWSGSPSDIRLLVQKKNETWIESVRAIRKGKKGTLLTNLSQGGKISSFIDSLYLYDHKTRLSVQKALEDIVETLPKTLDYAFGPLFELGIDIAFTKDGHLFVIDINSKPGRKISSILTKKELEQIYDRPFAYIRFLEQRKGVEQRA encoded by the coding sequence ATGACTTCATTAGGTTTTATCACATTATCTCTTCAACAAGAAAAAGACTACGCCTATAAGCTTGCTAAACGTGCTCATCTTCACAACATCACCTTTTATCGCTTTACGCCTGACAGCTATTCGGTAGAAGACCAAAATGTTCATGGACTTCGCTATGACAATTCAGAACATGATTTTGTTGAAGACGTATTTCCTATCCCCTCTTATCTTTATGACAGATGCTTTTATAAAAATGACAGAAGTTCAAAGAGAGCTAAACGAAACATGAGAATGCTAAAAAATCAACATGATATATTATTTCTTGGCTATGGTCTCCCAAATAAAAAGAAGGTTTTCAGCACTTTACAGCAGCATCAAAGCCTCTCTTTTCACATTCCATATACAACATTTCCTAACACACCGGCTGATGTATATGAGAGATTGAAAACGGACCGAGAGATTGTGTTAAAACCGATTTGTGGAAGCGGCGGAAGAGGGATTTTGTTTATTACACTCCAAGAGAAAATTCACGTTTATACGCAACATAGTGGCAAAGTGAACGTGAATTCTTTTTCAGCCCATGATGAGTTTATAAGTTGGCTATACGGAAAACTCCTTACAGAAAGTTACCTTATTCAACCATACCTCAATATGCAATGGAGCGGTTCACCATCTGATATACGCCTTCTTGTACAGAAAAAGAATGAGACCTGGATTGAGAGTGTGAGAGCTATTCGAAAAGGCAAAAAAGGAACGCTGTTAACAAACTTAAGTCAAGGTGGAAAGATTTCGTCTTTCATTGACAGCCTCTACCTTTACGACCATAAAACTAGGCTATCTGTGCAAAAAGCATTAGAAGATATTGTGGAAACTTTGCCTAAGACGCTTGATTATGCTTTTGGCCCTCTTTTTGAACTTGGAATTGATATTGCATTTACAAAAGATGGTCACCTCTTTGTAATTGATATAAATTCAAAACCAGGCAGAAAAATTTCTTCAATTTTAACAAAAAAAGAACTTGAGCAAATTTATGATAGACCATTTGCTTATATACGCTTTCTAGAACAGCGAAAAGGAGTTGAGCAGCGTGCCTGA
- a CDS encoding peptidylprolyl isomerase: MKKSFVALTAAATILGLAACSNDGNSADSKTIVETDAGNITQNDLYEMMKDQVGDQAIRELVDEKVLSSKFKVSKKEIDNEIETLKDSYGAQSVETAMSENGEKTFRNAVKINLLRKKAATADIKVTDKELKEAYKAKKPELKASHILVKDEKTAQEVEKKLKDGEDFAKLAKEYSQDGSAQSGGDLGYFKSGQMVAEFEEAAQKLKVGEISDPVKTQYGYHIIKLTDKKEVPSFDKMKDELEQEVKLSKIDESDMENAVNKILKEENVEVKDKDLKDAINLEDSSSKESEK, encoded by the coding sequence ATGAAGAAAAGTTTTGTTGCGCTCACAGCAGCAGCCACAATTTTAGGATTAGCAGCATGTAGCAATGACGGAAACTCCGCAGATTCCAAAACAATTGTTGAAACAGATGCTGGCAATATAACACAAAACGATCTTTATGAAATGATGAAAGATCAAGTTGGAGATCAAGCAATCCGCGAACTTGTCGATGAAAAAGTATTAAGTTCAAAATTCAAAGTGTCGAAAAAAGAAATTGATAATGAAATTGAGACGTTAAAAGATTCGTATGGCGCTCAATCAGTTGAAACAGCTATGTCTGAAAATGGTGAGAAGACATTTAGAAATGCGGTCAAAATTAACTTATTACGTAAGAAAGCTGCAACAGCAGACATTAAAGTAACAGATAAGGAACTAAAAGAAGCTTATAAAGCGAAAAAGCCTGAGCTTAAGGCAAGTCATATCCTTGTCAAAGATGAAAAAACAGCCCAAGAAGTAGAGAAGAAACTAAAAGATGGAGAAGATTTTGCTAAGCTTGCAAAAGAATATTCTCAAGATGGTTCTGCTCAAAGTGGCGGTGATTTAGGCTACTTTAAGTCAGGACAGATGGTAGCTGAATTTGAAGAAGCAGCCCAAAAGTTAAAAGTGGGCGAAATTAGTGATCCTGTAAAAACTCAATATGGCTACCACATTATTAAATTGACCGATAAAAAAGAAGTGCCTTCTTTCGATAAAATGAAAGATGAACTTGAACAAGAGGTCAAACTTTCTAAAATCGATGAAAGTGATATGGAAAATGCCGTTAATAAAATTCTAAAAGAAGAAAATGTCGAAGTGAAAGACAAAGATTTAAAAGATGCAATTAATCTAGAAGACAGCTCTTCTAAAGAAAGTGAAAAATAA
- a CDS encoding YlbF family regulator yields the protein MTNVYDVAYELEKAVRESDDYKNLKKLYDEVNADESAKRLFDNFRNMQLELQQKQMTGQEISEEEVQKAQQTVAIIQQHEAISKLMEAEQRMSVLVQELNKVIMKPLEELYGNPEDSNSVQ from the coding sequence ATGACTAATGTATACGATGTAGCGTACGAATTAGAAAAAGCAGTACGTGAGAGTGACGATTACAAAAACTTGAAAAAATTATATGATGAAGTGAACGCAGACGAATCAGCAAAACGTCTTTTCGATAACTTCCGTAACATGCAACTTGAATTGCAACAAAAGCAAATGACTGGCCAAGAAATTTCTGAAGAAGAAGTTCAAAAAGCTCAGCAGACTGTTGCAATCATTCAACAGCATGAAGCAATTTCAAAATTAATGGAAGCAGAACAACGCATGAGTGTTCTTGTTCAAGAGCTAAACAAAGTTATTATGAAGCCACTTGAAGAGCTTTATGGTAATCCAGAAGATTCAAATTCTGTTCAATAA
- a CDS encoding YtxH domain-containing protein, giving the protein MKKAASFSLGILFGSVTAGTIALLTTPCSSKDMKLRVADSRDTLKVQLKDIKENALNVKNAIQHVVKESKETFSQLAPEAKASITNFQEDIAPHQRSIQSHLAEIEQNIKGLEDKLGNQQKKETQSS; this is encoded by the coding sequence ATGAAAAAAGCAGCATCATTTTCGTTAGGAATTTTATTTGGAAGTGTCACAGCAGGAACAATTGCATTATTAACAACTCCATGTTCAAGTAAAGACATGAAGCTGCGTGTAGCAGATTCTCGTGACACGCTTAAAGTTCAGCTGAAAGACATTAAGGAAAATGCTTTAAATGTAAAAAATGCGATTCAACATGTTGTAAAGGAAAGCAAAGAAACGTTTTCACAGCTTGCGCCGGAAGCAAAAGCATCAATTACAAATTTCCAGGAAGATATTGCCCCCCATCAGCGCTCAATTCAGAGCCACCTAGCTGAAATTGAGCAAAATATAAAAGGCTTAGAAGATAAACTCGGAAATCAACAAAAAAAGGAAACTCAAAGCAGTTAA
- a CDS encoding HTH-type transcriptional regulator Hpr, giving the protein MKLQNEKEFTMKEALVFSQRMAQLSKALWKAVEKDWQQWIKPYDLNINEHHILWIAYNLKGASISEIAKFGVMHVSTAFNFSKKLEERGLLQFSKRENDKRNTYIELTDEGNGILTNLMENYNPTESTLFQGALPLQECYGKFPEFIELMTIVRKVYGDDFMEIFEHSFHNIDEEMDEKDGKLRKKENIVEIEKAVVQ; this is encoded by the coding sequence ATGAAATTACAAAATGAGAAAGAATTCACAATGAAGGAAGCTTTAGTGTTCAGCCAACGCATGGCACAGCTTAGCAAAGCTCTATGGAAAGCGGTCGAAAAAGATTGGCAGCAATGGATCAAACCGTATGATTTGAACATTAACGAGCATCATATCCTGTGGATTGCATACAATCTTAAAGGTGCTTCAATCTCAGAGATTGCTAAGTTTGGCGTTATGCATGTATCAACTGCATTTAACTTTTCAAAGAAGTTAGAAGAAAGAGGATTACTACAATTTTCAAAAAGGGAAAATGATAAAAGAAATACGTATATTGAGTTAACAGATGAAGGAAACGGCATTTTGACAAATTTAATGGAAAACTACAACCCGACTGAAAGTACGCTTTTCCAAGGTGCTCTTCCCCTTCAAGAATGTTACGGAAAATTCCCTGAATTTATTGAGCTTATGACAATCGTACGTAAAGTGTATGGAGATGACTTCATGGAAATTTTTGAACACTCTTTCCATAACATTGATGAAGAAATGGACGAAAAAGATGGAAAGTTAAGAAAAAAAGAAAATATTGTTGAAATCGAAAAAGCGGTTGTTCAATAG
- a CDS encoding YjcZ family sporulation protein, which translates to MGNAYGSGFALIVVLFILLIIVGAAWF; encoded by the coding sequence ATGGGTAACGCATATGGAAGTGGTTTTGCGTTAATTGTAGTATTGTTCATCCTTTTAATCATCGTTGGTGCTGCTTGGTTCTAA
- a CDS encoding YheC/YheD family protein: MKPITVAIQLSSTKELQNTVWIPSHIAQQQQLSNYTNVYVGKQKAKAKVAVFESKEDTVYFSSSLFTMLRLPINSLSLQIKIINEEIFFGPVITVVTNLSKEGSIPPSLSDFCKEMHDYCCEIGGLFFVTTFKHWNSQECFGYVIKDEDFEYDHVPLPNVIHNRVHSRKKENEAVFEKFEEDTSSLGIPFFNHRFLDKWFVHEHLSQYEHLTPFLPMTYYLQNKEDLMNALSAHRSLFLKPINGSQGKKIFKVQERSGTYLVDCAETGEREIYDNFTKLYKNLYPKFKKRNYLLQETLSLKKLDNRPFDFRILCHRKQEDKWGITSMVARVSKKSSFVSNLSQGGDLMPIKDLLQTFYPHREMKHLLELLRELSLEICHCLCAQNEGLYGEFGLDLALDEDGSLWLIEVNTKPSKRFFLTENGQTRPSTKALVRYCCRLSGF, translated from the coding sequence ATGAAACCAATAACTGTAGCGATTCAATTATCATCAACAAAAGAGCTTCAAAATACGGTTTGGATACCAAGCCATATTGCACAACAACAGCAGCTATCTAACTATACAAACGTTTACGTAGGAAAGCAGAAAGCAAAAGCAAAGGTGGCTGTTTTTGAAAGCAAAGAGGATACGGTCTATTTCTCTTCTTCCCTTTTTACAATGCTTCGTTTGCCAATTAATTCTCTCTCTCTTCAAATAAAAATTATCAATGAAGAGATTTTCTTTGGTCCTGTTATTACAGTTGTGACCAACTTATCAAAGGAAGGATCTATTCCGCCTTCTCTATCCGACTTTTGTAAAGAAATGCACGATTATTGCTGTGAAATAGGTGGGTTGTTTTTTGTAACTACGTTTAAACATTGGAACAGTCAAGAATGCTTTGGCTATGTAATAAAAGATGAAGATTTTGAATATGACCATGTTCCCCTTCCAAATGTTATACACAATAGAGTTCATAGTCGAAAAAAAGAAAATGAAGCAGTATTTGAAAAATTTGAAGAAGACACCTCATCCCTGGGCATTCCTTTTTTCAATCATCGCTTTCTTGACAAATGGTTTGTACATGAGCATTTATCACAATATGAGCATTTAACACCTTTCCTTCCTATGACTTATTATCTTCAAAATAAAGAGGATTTGATGAACGCTCTTAGTGCTCATCGGTCTCTATTTTTAAAACCTATTAATGGAAGTCAAGGGAAGAAGATTTTTAAAGTACAAGAAAGAAGCGGCACATACCTTGTTGATTGTGCTGAAACAGGTGAAAGAGAAATATATGATAATTTCACTAAGTTATATAAAAATTTATATCCAAAATTCAAGAAGAGAAACTATTTACTTCAAGAAACTCTTTCATTAAAAAAGCTTGATAACCGACCATTTGACTTTCGAATCTTGTGTCATAGAAAACAAGAAGATAAATGGGGTATTACTTCAATGGTAGCTCGTGTTTCTAAAAAAAGCAGCTTTGTTTCCAACCTTTCACAGGGTGGAGATCTTATGCCAATTAAAGACCTTTTACAAACCTTTTATCCTCATCGTGAAATGAAACATCTACTTGAACTTCTACGCGAACTTTCACTTGAAATTTGTCACTGCCTCTGCGCCCAAAATGAAGGGTTGTATGGAGAATTCGGTCTTGATTTAGCACTTGATGAAGATGGATCGCTTTGGCTTATTGAAGTAAACACAAAGCCTTCCAAGCGCTTTTTTCTAACCGAAAACGGCCAAACAAGACCATCTACAAAAGCACTTGTGCGTTACTGCTGCAGGTTAAGCGGTTTTTAG
- a CDS encoding 3'-5' exoribonuclease YhaM family protein, with the protein MQTSRLLDIDKSTKGFEGYALVKNAWDATSSNGSPYFNITLTQKTKTMDCKLWENKFAGKSIEELKALFVPGKMVYVKGSVSEFRGNLQMAITNFRKAEETEVNIGEFIETAPESLEDLQNEYEAFLAEIHHPVIRTLCTDLYEENKQRFLNFPAATSLHHSFVGGLLYHTVSMLRLGKSIASQYPQVDKDILYAGIALHDLGKVVELSDAVAPQYTLTGNFLGHITIVAILIDRKLQELKAQGEITKEDAQKVIELQHVVLAHHGKLEYGSPVLAHTLEAEIIHQIDMMDSRINMIIHGLHDKQEGEIHKIHPIGNYYKPFSS; encoded by the coding sequence ATGCAAACATCTCGCTTATTGGACATTGATAAATCAACAAAAGGATTTGAGGGCTATGCACTTGTAAAAAATGCTTGGGACGCGACAAGTTCAAATGGTTCGCCTTATTTTAATATTACGCTTACGCAAAAAACGAAAACGATGGACTGCAAGCTCTGGGAAAATAAGTTTGCAGGGAAAAGTATTGAAGAACTTAAAGCACTATTTGTACCAGGGAAAATGGTTTATGTAAAAGGAAGCGTATCTGAATTTAGAGGCAATTTACAGATGGCGATTACGAATTTTAGAAAAGCGGAAGAGACGGAAGTAAACATAGGAGAATTTATTGAAACAGCTCCTGAATCATTGGAAGATTTGCAAAATGAATATGAAGCATTTTTAGCAGAAATCCATCATCCTGTGATCCGAACGCTTTGTACAGATCTTTATGAAGAAAATAAACAGCGCTTTCTTAACTTTCCAGCTGCAACGTCTCTTCATCATAGTTTTGTTGGAGGCCTTCTTTATCATACTGTTTCAATGCTTCGTCTTGGAAAAAGCATTGCCTCACAATATCCACAAGTAGATAAAGATATTTTATATGCCGGCATTGCGCTTCATGATTTAGGAAAAGTTGTTGAACTTTCAGATGCTGTTGCTCCGCAGTATACTTTAACAGGCAACTTCCTTGGCCACATTACAATTGTAGCGATCTTGATTGATCGTAAGCTACAGGAGTTAAAGGCTCAAGGAGAAATCACAAAAGAAGATGCTCAAAAAGTAATTGAACTTCAGCACGTAGTATTGGCTCACCACGGCAAGCTTGAATATGGTTCACCTGTTCTAGCACATACGTTAGAAGCAGAAATTATTCACCAAATTGATATGATGGATAGCCGGATTAATATGATTATTCATGGTTTGCATGATAAGCAAGAAGGAGAGATACATAAAATACATCCGATTGGTAATTATTATAAACCTTTTTCATCTTAA
- a CDS encoding YheC/YheD family protein, protein MPEKVDIHLTTASSQIVYAPIRFKKNNIKRIAYGTKMVSCQIHFHEKPTLLISQDLATALSFPKLKVTLHLFVKDHVLYIGPLVGIFTAGFTSSMLRPVAQRSLFFAKLLTSAKEKGCSAFIFRHSDLDFTDGTVTGYFYSRNGWIKHKVPFPNVIYDRLPNRKIEKDNTLLKVKEKLQKEYDIPWFNPTFFNKWDTYQSLGKLESRWLLPTRLFSTPSDLKVMLSSYGHVYVKPIHGSLGKGMFVIEATSEGYHCESKDLGQNEVFSSFQKLTNFLKKHKLTQPYIIQKKMSLLSYNNSPFDFRVHTNRNEDGKWEVTAIAIKVSGEDAITTHLRNGGYVKRLEDVFKERTEAVEKKLTEAALTLSKHLQKTLDGTIGEIGFDFGMDANEELYLFEANSRPGRSIFKYPILHEQDVKTRQMLYSFAIFLTKESLERTEAVIL, encoded by the coding sequence GTGCCTGAAAAAGTAGACATTCATCTTACAACAGCTTCCTCACAAATCGTGTATGCTCCTATACGGTTTAAAAAGAACAATATTAAAAGAATTGCATACGGAACAAAAATGGTATCATGTCAAATTCATTTTCATGAAAAACCTACTTTATTAATTTCACAAGATCTTGCAACAGCTTTGTCCTTCCCGAAATTAAAAGTAACGCTTCATCTCTTTGTGAAAGATCATGTTCTATATATCGGCCCTCTCGTTGGTATTTTCACAGCTGGATTCACCTCTTCTATGCTTCGTCCAGTTGCTCAACGTTCACTGTTTTTTGCCAAACTCTTAACAAGTGCAAAGGAAAAAGGGTGTTCTGCTTTTATTTTTCGCCATTCTGATTTAGATTTCACTGATGGAACTGTAACAGGATACTTCTACAGTAGAAACGGATGGATCAAACATAAGGTTCCATTTCCAAATGTTATATATGATCGCCTTCCAAATCGTAAAATTGAAAAAGACAATACACTTCTTAAAGTAAAAGAAAAACTTCAAAAAGAATATGATATTCCTTGGTTTAACCCGACCTTTTTTAACAAATGGGATACGTATCAATCGTTAGGAAAATTAGAGAGTCGATGGCTCTTGCCAACAAGGCTTTTTTCAACCCCTTCTGATTTAAAAGTAATGCTTAGCTCTTATGGCCATGTATATGTAAAACCTATTCATGGAAGCTTAGGAAAAGGAATGTTTGTTATTGAAGCAACAAGTGAAGGATATCATTGTGAAAGTAAGGATTTAGGTCAAAACGAAGTTTTTTCTTCTTTTCAAAAGCTCACTAACTTCTTAAAAAAACATAAATTGACACAACCTTATATTATTCAGAAGAAAATGTCATTATTATCTTACAATAATAGCCCTTTTGATTTTCGAGTTCATACAAACCGAAATGAGGATGGAAAGTGGGAAGTTACAGCAATAGCAATTAAAGTAAGTGGAGAAGATGCGATCACAACACATCTTAGAAATGGTGGCTATGTAAAAAGACTAGAAGACGTTTTTAAAGAACGCACTGAAGCGGTCGAGAAGAAACTTACAGAAGCTGCTTTAACGCTTAGCAAACATCTTCAAAAAACGTTAGATGGAACGATTGGGGAGATTGGGTTTGATTTTGGAATGGATGCAAATGAAGAATTATATCTTTTCGAAGCAAATTCGCGACCAGGGCGTTCTATTTTTAAGTATCCTATCCTTCATGAGCAAGACGTAAAAACACGTCAAATGCTGTACTCTTTTGCTATTTTCTTAACGAAGGAATCTTTGGAAAGAACAGAGGCTGTAATCCTATGA